A window from Exiguobacterium marinum DSM 16307 encodes these proteins:
- a CDS encoding HD domain-containing protein, whose product MNYYQQIDPIIGTSTNQERFRIPQIEKSKERLDRLQDGAPVQTKALVSTVEVKEGKSGAKWLQLSVTTATGMMRAKHWLRGNESELLPIYESGVIELSGKIDIYPKPDGAKSIIIDRVHPISKDEAISLLPGLPGDETMEQFADELFSLIDTLSPTYQQIAYGLLDFVWDDFVLSPAALYHHHNYAGGLLKHTVCMLRLGYRIQEQDDYLAMVFRVIKEAEQLHKVDLWNTMNGVKIEQAYKGTFESLYAACEAMAERKEPLNWDELALGILFHDIGKIYEYSHLLSSPNRFEKLSPVEGTSETTGISINPIGTLIGHMPYGGLLFEETLRQSKIRLPIDVHHRIWHMILSHHGKREWGSSVLPMTTEAWMLHLIDLLDARYEKWARAHEEL is encoded by the coding sequence ATGAACTATTACCAACAGATTGATCCGATCATAGGTACTTCTACGAACCAAGAAAGATTTCGAATACCTCAAATTGAAAAATCGAAAGAACGTTTAGACCGGTTACAGGACGGCGCACCTGTCCAGACGAAAGCGCTTGTCAGTACGGTTGAAGTGAAGGAAGGGAAGAGCGGTGCGAAGTGGCTACAACTAAGTGTCACGACGGCGACCGGGATGATGCGCGCGAAACATTGGCTCCGTGGGAACGAGAGCGAACTACTTCCAATCTATGAGTCTGGCGTGATTGAATTGTCAGGAAAAATCGATATCTATCCAAAACCAGATGGTGCAAAATCAATCATTATCGACCGGGTTCATCCCATCTCAAAAGATGAAGCCATCTCTTTACTCCCTGGCTTACCGGGTGACGAAACGATGGAACAATTTGCTGATGAGTTATTCAGCTTAATCGATACGTTGTCGCCGACTTATCAACAGATCGCCTATGGTCTCCTTGATTTCGTTTGGGATGATTTCGTACTGTCGCCAGCAGCGCTTTACCATCATCATAATTACGCTGGAGGATTGCTGAAGCATACCGTTTGTATGTTACGTCTCGGATATCGGATTCAAGAACAGGATGACTATTTGGCCATGGTGTTCCGTGTAATCAAAGAAGCCGAGCAGTTGCATAAAGTCGACCTTTGGAATACGATGAACGGGGTTAAAATTGAACAGGCCTATAAAGGAACGTTCGAATCATTGTATGCCGCATGCGAAGCGATGGCAGAACGGAAAGAGCCATTGAACTGGGACGAACTCGCACTTGGAATCCTTTTCCACGACATCGGAAAAATATATGAATACAGTCATCTGCTATCTAGTCCGAATCGTTTTGAGAAACTATCTCCTGTTGAGGGTACAAGTGAAACGACCGGCATCTCGATCAATCCGATTGGGACATTAATTGGGCATATGCCATACGGTGGCCTGTTGTTCGAAGAGACGTTACGCCAATCAAAGATTCGACTGCCGATCGACGTTCATCATCGTATTTGGCATATGATTTTATCGCATCACGGGAAGCGTGAGTGGGGATCAAGTGTCTTGCCGATGACGACGGAAGCTTGGATGCTTCATTTGATTGATTTATTGGATGCGCGCTATGAGAAATGGGCTCGCGCACACGAAGAACTGTAA
- the hfq gene encoding RNA chaperone Hfq → MKASYNIQDHFLNQLRKEMVPTTVFLVSGFQIRGVIKSFDNFTVIVESEGRQQLIYKHAISTFSPARNVTLYEPDAVEVTEG, encoded by the coding sequence ATGAAAGCGAGCTACAACATCCAAGACCATTTTTTGAATCAACTTCGAAAAGAAATGGTGCCAACGACTGTATTTTTAGTAAGTGGGTTTCAAATTCGAGGTGTCATCAAATCATTTGATAACTTTACTGTCATCGTCGAATCGGAAGGGCGTCAACAGTTGATCTATAAACATGCGATTTCGACATTTTCACCGGCACGTAACGTGACGCTTTATGAGCCGGATGCAGTAGAAGTAACAGAAGGATGA
- the miaA gene encoding tRNA (adenosine(37)-N6)-dimethylallyltransferase MiaA — MKKTPVVVIVGPTAVGKTKTGIELAKSFDGEIVSGDSVQVYRGMDIGSAKVTKEEAEGIPHHLIDICDPDDAMSVAMFQQLARAAIDDIYARGKLPIIVGGTGLYIRSILYDYEFVERPVDEALRADLERLAEVEGREALHQRLVQLDPERAATIHPNNVRRVVRALEVAMQGDTQTTDSAPSEHYDYRLFVLHADREMLYARINQRVDAMMEAGLVEEVERLLAQGYRDTQAMRAIGYKEIIPYVEGEISKDRATDLLKQHTRQFAKRQLTWFRHQFDGIWVDMGRKSFELSYKSIYDDVEEFFRKFRLF; from the coding sequence ATGAAAAAAACACCTGTCGTCGTCATCGTCGGACCAACCGCCGTTGGAAAAACAAAGACGGGTATCGAACTGGCGAAATCGTTCGACGGCGAAATCGTCTCGGGTGATTCGGTTCAAGTGTATCGAGGTATGGACATCGGTTCAGCGAAAGTGACGAAAGAAGAGGCCGAAGGGATCCCACATCATTTGATTGATATATGTGACCCGGATGACGCCATGAGCGTCGCGATGTTTCAGCAGTTAGCACGTGCCGCCATCGATGATATTTATGCCCGTGGCAAGTTACCGATTATCGTCGGCGGGACGGGGCTATACATTCGCTCCATCTTATATGACTATGAATTTGTGGAGCGACCTGTGGATGAAGCGTTGCGGGCTGACCTCGAACGATTGGCAGAAGTCGAAGGGCGTGAGGCGCTACACCAAAGACTGGTTCAACTTGACCCAGAGCGTGCGGCTACGATTCACCCGAATAACGTGCGTCGCGTCGTGCGTGCGCTCGAGGTGGCGATGCAAGGTGATACACAGACGACGGACAGTGCTCCATCCGAACATTATGATTATCGATTGTTCGTCCTTCATGCGGATCGTGAGATGCTATACGCCCGAATCAATCAACGCGTCGATGCGATGATGGAGGCAGGGCTTGTCGAAGAAGTCGAACGACTTTTGGCACAAGGATATCGTGATACGCAGGCGATGCGAGCCATCGGCTATAAGGAAATTATTCCATACGTAGAAGGAGAAATCTCAAAAGATCGGGCTACAGATTTGTTAAAACAACATACAAGACAATTTGCCAAACGGCAGTTGACGTGGTTCCGACATCAATTTGATGGAATTTGGGTAGATATGGGACGAAAATCATTTGAACTATCATATAAAAGTATTTATGATGATGTAGAGGAGTTTTTTCGAAAATTCCGATTATTTTAA
- a CDS encoding AmiS/UreI family transporter, whose product MGNVSLLFGGVALFLNSLVLLGKVDTKSAGVFSLFTGILQTFIATWLLIGASPEEQFGLASIYLFSFTYLYVGVTFILNLDGRGVGWFSLFVSIAASFYGVMAIVGGDSMGALTWFFWSFLWSLFFFGMGLGRPNEAFTARVALVLSWLTLIVPAMIGMAGLLNGLYEMIWWAASGTAILYFIVSVKRTKQSVEVA is encoded by the coding sequence GTGGGTAACGTAAGTTTATTATTTGGTGGCGTCGCGCTATTTTTAAATAGTCTTGTCCTTCTCGGGAAGGTAGATACAAAAAGTGCTGGGGTATTTAGTCTGTTTACAGGAATCTTACAAACGTTTATCGCCACGTGGTTATTGATCGGGGCAAGTCCTGAAGAGCAGTTCGGTCTCGCAAGCATTTATCTGTTTTCATTCACTTATTTATACGTTGGTGTGACATTTATTTTGAATTTAGACGGTCGTGGAGTCGGCTGGTTCTCGTTATTCGTATCGATTGCAGCTTCATTTTATGGGGTGATGGCGATTGTTGGCGGCGATTCAATGGGTGCGTTGACGTGGTTCTTCTGGTCATTCTTATGGTCGCTCTTCTTTTTCGGGATGGGACTTGGTCGACCAAACGAGGCATTTACAGCTCGTGTTGCCCTTGTATTGTCATGGTTAACTCTTATTGTTCCAGCGATGATCGGGATGGCAGGACTTTTGAACGGGTTATACGAGATGATTTGGTGGGCTGCGAGTGGTACAGCCATTCTTTACTTCATCGTATCCGTTAAGCGTACGAAACAATCTGTTGAGGTTGCGTAA
- a CDS encoding M4 family metallopeptidase: protein MKKVVSTSLIAGVLLVPQLVGAAELKSGTLTKPSESAPTTIVKEYVKSKGEFKTIESKSDKVGEVVKLQQTVDGVPVFGGVVVGVVDEAGQLKTVVDDAKSVKNLHKSIKLSEKKAIASYKKLVGHKGAYELEPEAELIVYPKGDKSVYAYQVTGTILETEEPSRWTYFIDAGTGEVLNKFDQLAHAKPTNGVTGTTYTGTGIDVLGYSQTFKTTKSGSYYYLQDSTRGKGIYTYDAGNRTRLPGSLWADVDNVLNTTYDRAAVSAHVNATKTYDFYKNTYGRNSYDNAGAALNSTVHYSRSYNNAFWDGSKMVYGDGDGQTFTYLSGALDVVAHELTHAVTEYTAGLIYQNESGAINEAISDILGTVAEYSVGTNFDWLVGEDIYTPGVAGDGLRSMANPAAYGDPDHYSKRYTGTQDNGGVHINSGIVNKAAYLLGNGGSHYGVSVQGVGVMEMGDIYYRALNVYLTPTSNFSSLRQAVVQSAKDLYGSTSPQAVSAAKSFDAVGIY, encoded by the coding sequence ATGAAAAAAGTTGTATCTACATCATTGATCGCAGGCGTCTTGCTCGTACCACAACTGGTCGGTGCGGCAGAATTGAAGTCAGGCACATTGACGAAACCATCAGAAAGTGCACCAACGACGATCGTCAAAGAGTACGTCAAATCAAAAGGTGAATTCAAGACGATCGAGTCGAAGTCGGACAAAGTCGGGGAAGTGGTTAAGCTTCAACAAACAGTTGATGGCGTGCCCGTATTCGGTGGTGTGGTAGTCGGTGTCGTAGATGAAGCGGGTCAATTGAAGACGGTTGTAGACGATGCCAAATCGGTGAAAAACCTACATAAGTCAATCAAGTTAAGCGAGAAGAAAGCCATCGCGAGTTATAAAAAGCTCGTTGGACATAAAGGGGCTTACGAGCTCGAACCTGAAGCGGAATTGATTGTTTATCCAAAAGGTGACAAGTCGGTCTATGCGTATCAAGTGACCGGAACAATCCTTGAAACGGAAGAACCGTCGCGTTGGACATATTTCATCGATGCGGGTACTGGAGAAGTTCTCAACAAATTCGATCAATTGGCACACGCTAAACCGACGAACGGTGTGACGGGCACAACATATACAGGAACGGGAATCGATGTTCTCGGCTATAGCCAGACATTCAAGACAACGAAGAGTGGTTCATATTACTATTTACAGGATTCAACACGAGGAAAAGGGATTTATACGTACGATGCTGGAAACCGTACACGCCTTCCGGGTTCACTTTGGGCTGATGTCGATAACGTCTTGAACACCACATATGACCGTGCAGCGGTTTCAGCACACGTCAACGCAACGAAAACGTATGACTTCTATAAGAATACGTATGGACGTAACAGTTATGATAACGCTGGTGCTGCCCTCAACTCGACGGTTCACTATAGCCGTAGTTACAACAACGCGTTCTGGGATGGTAGCAAGATGGTATATGGTGACGGAGATGGTCAGACGTTCACATACCTTTCAGGTGCACTTGACGTAGTCGCTCATGAATTGACACACGCGGTCACGGAGTATACGGCAGGGTTGATCTATCAAAACGAATCTGGTGCAATCAATGAGGCAATATCAGATATTTTAGGAACGGTTGCCGAATATAGTGTCGGTACAAACTTCGATTGGTTGGTAGGGGAAGACATCTACACACCGGGAGTTGCAGGCGACGGACTTCGTTCGATGGCAAACCCTGCCGCATATGGAGACCCAGATCACTACTCGAAACGTTACACAGGGACACAAGACAATGGTGGGGTTCACATCAACTCGGGTATCGTCAACAAAGCGGCATACCTCTTAGGTAACGGTGGATCACATTACGGCGTATCTGTACAAGGTGTAGGAGTCATGGAGATGGGGGATATCTATTACCGCGCTTTAAACGTTTACTTGACGCCAACATCAAACTTCTCAAGCCTTCGTCAAGCGGTTGTGCAATCCGCGAAAGACCTTTACGGTTCAACGAGCCCGCAAGCGGTATCGGCTGCGAAATCATTTGACGCTGTCGGAATCTATTAA
- a CDS encoding ABC transporter permease produces MPNPSMLGLIRNEVLKIHRKRRLMVVSIILIVLVSMFTYANYRQIEKQREEQGTIDWRVDLQQEIIDTQNRLASANVQDEFRQILEFQVQQNQYYLDNDINPNYPGAPTFMRVFFSQGTTLVLPLFIIVLMADIVSGEHNDGTIKTLLSRPVRRFKILLAKWLTTLLYTSILIFVTAIVSYAISGIVLGWDGWTAPILTGFQASPTGTFSTDFVHTLPMWEYLLMSMGLSWLVVAAVGTISLMISVLVKNTATGIGIMMAVLISGPLLTSLGSNWDSSKYLVNVNFGLHTYLEGQAPPIDGMTLPFSLLVILIWSMAALAYAFYHFTQKDVY; encoded by the coding sequence TTGCCTAATCCATCGATGCTTGGCCTTATTCGTAATGAAGTATTAAAAATTCATCGGAAACGCAGATTGATGGTTGTCTCTATTATCTTGATCGTACTCGTCTCCATGTTTACGTACGCAAACTATCGTCAAATCGAGAAGCAACGTGAAGAACAAGGCACGATTGATTGGCGTGTCGATCTCCAGCAAGAGATCATCGATACGCAAAACCGACTCGCCTCTGCGAACGTTCAAGACGAGTTCAGGCAGATTCTCGAATTTCAAGTCCAACAGAATCAATATTATCTTGATAATGATATCAATCCGAATTATCCGGGGGCCCCGACGTTCATGCGTGTCTTCTTCTCCCAAGGGACGACGCTCGTCTTGCCGCTCTTTATCATCGTATTGATGGCGGATATCGTCAGCGGGGAACATAACGATGGGACAATCAAGACACTGTTATCCCGTCCGGTCCGGCGATTTAAGATTCTGCTCGCCAAATGGCTGACAACGCTACTCTATACATCGATCTTAATTTTTGTGACCGCCATCGTCAGTTACGCCATATCCGGAATCGTTCTAGGTTGGGACGGTTGGACCGCTCCGATTCTGACTGGTTTCCAAGCTTCACCGACCGGAACGTTCTCGACCGATTTTGTGCATACTTTGCCGATGTGGGAATACTTGCTCATGTCGATGGGACTGTCGTGGCTTGTCGTCGCTGCAGTCGGAACGATTTCACTTATGATCTCTGTATTGGTGAAAAACACGGCGACTGGAATCGGGATTATGATGGCCGTCCTCATTTCTGGGCCGCTTTTGACATCACTAGGCTCAAATTGGGATAGCTCGAAATACCTGGTGAACGTCAACTTCGGCCTTCATACCTATTTGGAGGGACAAGCCCCACCCATTGATGGGATGACATTACCGTTTTCTCTACTTGTCATTCTCATTTGGTCGATGGCCGCCCTGGCGTATGCGTTTTATCACTTTACGCAAAAAGATGTCTATTAA
- a CDS encoding ABC transporter ATP-binding protein, whose protein sequence is MEPTLKLHQLTKVIGKKTIIDNISLDVYPGEVFGFLGPNGAGKTTTIRMIVGLIKPTKGNVSICGYRVDKQFVQAMNQIGAIVENPELYKFLSGRENLEAFARMLPDVDDKRIQEVIDLVDLTARIDDKVKTYSLGMRQRLGIAQALLNNPRVLILDEPTNGLDPMGIRDLRLFIRRLVEETGLSVLVSSHILAEIELLADRVAIMSRGKIVKVGTVESLIEELASTVDLHVTNSFEVLPIVQGYVGIDQADVVDERTIRISMNVEETAKLNRYLIERDVEVFGLERRVQTLEDLFITLTGGDHIA, encoded by the coding sequence ATGGAACCGACGTTAAAGCTACATCAACTAACAAAAGTGATTGGTAAAAAGACGATTATCGATAATATTTCGTTAGACGTCTATCCAGGCGAGGTATTCGGATTTTTAGGACCAAACGGCGCCGGGAAGACGACGACGATTCGAATGATTGTTGGCTTGATCAAACCGACGAAAGGAAATGTATCGATTTGTGGGTATCGTGTCGACAAACAATTTGTTCAAGCGATGAACCAAATCGGAGCCATCGTCGAGAATCCAGAACTGTATAAATTTTTATCCGGACGTGAGAACTTAGAAGCATTCGCACGGATGTTACCTGATGTGGATGACAAACGGATTCAGGAAGTCATCGATCTCGTCGACTTGACTGCTCGAATCGATGATAAAGTGAAAACGTACTCCCTTGGGATGCGTCAACGGCTCGGAATTGCTCAGGCGTTGTTGAATAACCCACGAGTTCTTATTTTAGATGAGCCGACGAACGGACTCGACCCAATGGGGATTCGAGATTTGCGATTATTCATTCGTCGTCTTGTAGAAGAGACGGGACTGAGTGTTCTCGTATCGAGTCACATCTTGGCGGAGATTGAACTACTCGCGGATCGAGTCGCTATCATGTCCCGAGGTAAGATCGTCAAAGTAGGTACAGTTGAATCATTAATTGAAGAACTTGCATCGACAGTTGACTTGCATGTCACTAATAGTTTTGAAGTGTTACCCATCGTTCAAGGATACGTTGGAATCGATCAAGCGGACGTGGTTGATGAGCGGACGATTCGCATTTCGATGAACGTTGAAGAGACGGCAAAGTTGAATCGCTATTTAATAGAAAGAGACGTCGAAGTGTTCGGACTCGAACGACGGGTGCAGACACTAGAAGACCTCTTCATCACATTGACAGGCGGTGATCATATTGCCTAA
- a CDS encoding GDSL-type esterase/lipase family protein — protein MKQSKWYAFLSGAVLLTVIALYGLWIGYQDIVNPPERTLSVSEDERPEPEGDVYVALGDSLTRGVGSTSGAGYVQPVSTVLEEDGVRTQNLAISGARTEDLLTQLEQPEVRRTIENARYITLTIGGNDLFNRGENVDNFEEVDIQQVITDAKTNLETIFSEIRSLNDSATIVYIGLYNPFQNDENGQAFNQLILDWNASAKQLANAQNINVIDPFSYISDLSRDLATDQFHPSDRTYEKFANDVLFVLE, from the coding sequence ATGAAACAGTCGAAATGGTATGCATTTTTAAGTGGTGCCGTTTTATTAACGGTAATCGCCTTATACGGTCTATGGATTGGTTATCAGGATATCGTCAACCCCCCGGAACGAACACTTTCCGTCTCCGAAGACGAACGCCCTGAACCAGAAGGAGACGTCTACGTCGCACTTGGCGATTCGTTGACGCGCGGGGTAGGGTCAACGTCTGGTGCTGGATATGTTCAACCCGTAAGTACGGTACTTGAAGAAGACGGTGTCCGTACCCAAAACCTGGCCATCTCTGGAGCACGCACAGAAGATTTACTCACACAACTCGAGCAGCCTGAAGTGCGTCGGACAATCGAGAACGCCCGATATATCACGTTGACCATCGGAGGAAACGATTTGTTCAACCGTGGAGAAAATGTCGATAATTTCGAAGAGGTCGATATTCAACAAGTCATCACGGATGCGAAGACAAATCTTGAAACCATTTTTTCTGAAATTCGATCATTGAACGACTCGGCGACCATCGTCTATATCGGTCTATACAATCCGTTTCAAAATGATGAGAACGGACAGGCGTTCAATCAACTCATCCTCGATTGGAATGCATCTGCGAAACAATTAGCGAATGCTCAAAACATCAATGTGATTGACCCGTTCTCCTACATCTCTGATTTATCACGAGATCTCGCGACCGACCAATTCCATCCGAGTGACCGCACGTATGAAAAATTCGCGAATGATGTACTCTTCGTCCTTGAGTAA
- a CDS encoding mandelate racemase/muconate lactonizing enzyme family protein, giving the protein MNIQKIEIFSVRFPLKVPFIVSYHRYDDMPSVIVKMTTSCGLIGYGEAVADEHVTGESAESTVSVLRHLLAPLLIGKNPMHLEHIHDEMDRAIRGVPAAKAALDIACHDVIGKKLNQPIYEWVGGRYHESFPVTHVLSIGEPSHMAQEALEQMKRGYTAVKMKVGVDVQTDVARVKAVREAVGNDVPIRVDVNQGWVNAANTVQAMRLLEPYGIDWVEQPVKADDFEGMFEVKQKISVPLMIDEGLKDVHDMRRLTMMQAAHKANIKLMKCGGIYPAKKLVHMAEMSGIECQIGSMVESSIASSAGFHVAFSSKIVKTVELTGPLRFGKDVGNLSYDLPIISLNNRPGLGIDVDEDVLRDLTTDSYVIGEDSHVAR; this is encoded by the coding sequence ATGAATATTCAAAAAATAGAAATTTTCTCGGTTCGCTTTCCGTTAAAAGTACCATTCATCGTCAGTTATCACCGTTATGATGATATGCCGTCTGTCATTGTCAAAATGACCACGTCTTGTGGACTGATTGGTTATGGAGAAGCCGTGGCGGATGAGCATGTGACAGGGGAGTCGGCAGAGAGCACTGTCAGTGTCCTCCGTCATCTGTTGGCGCCGCTCTTAATCGGAAAAAATCCGATGCATCTAGAGCATATTCATGACGAGATGGACCGTGCGATTCGAGGTGTTCCGGCTGCCAAAGCAGCGCTCGATATCGCGTGTCATGATGTGATTGGGAAAAAGCTGAATCAACCAATCTACGAATGGGTTGGCGGTCGGTACCATGAGTCATTCCCAGTCACTCACGTCTTGAGTATCGGAGAGCCGAGCCATATGGCACAAGAGGCACTCGAACAAATGAAACGAGGCTATACGGCCGTGAAGATGAAGGTCGGAGTCGATGTGCAAACGGACGTGGCGCGTGTCAAGGCGGTACGGGAAGCAGTAGGAAATGACGTGCCGATTCGAGTCGACGTTAACCAAGGATGGGTCAATGCGGCCAATACGGTTCAAGCCATGCGTCTACTCGAACCGTATGGAATCGATTGGGTCGAACAACCGGTCAAGGCGGATGATTTTGAAGGCATGTTCGAAGTGAAACAAAAAATCTCCGTCCCACTCATGATCGATGAAGGGCTGAAAGACGTTCACGATATGAGACGACTGACGATGATGCAGGCAGCCCATAAAGCAAACATCAAGCTGATGAAGTGTGGTGGCATCTATCCGGCGAAGAAGTTAGTCCATATGGCGGAAATGTCGGGGATTGAATGTCAAATCGGTTCAATGGTCGAATCATCCATTGCATCGAGTGCAGGATTCCACGTCGCTTTCTCGAGTAAAATCGTGAAGACGGTCGAGTTGACGGGACCGCTCCGGTTCGGGAAAGATGTCGGAAACTTATCATATGATTTACCAATCATCTCGCTGAACAATCGTCCCGGACTCGGTATTGACGTCGATGAAGATGTGTTACGTGACTTGACGACGGATTCTTACGTGATTGGAGAAGATTCGCATGTGGCAAGGTGA
- a CDS encoding MarR family transcriptional regulator has translation MSIHIAVVGSPAFIQQVRKGSSSLPDVRIEGFPYDDPREAKDIATQLLFFDGVFFSGSFPYTYATEEATLPYAHHVVQDDVVLLTSLLYVTLTQQLRIENLSIDLVDTSRLESILTSFPSHMSPSQVKELSPYMNFEELIAFHEQLQQNGTTRFALTSVERVHRHLVENGFASQLMIEPKERILHHFHNFIQQIRLNKSDQSQFAVLCYSDASKDTLNHVRKHHCFGGKFMGTAQDSIVLLSNKGKIESAISNGFILSEDTPGHVGIGYGSDYQRAFDHAELALHTTSDATIRIVDDSKRMTFTDQPAPIHFRVTQTRVYDMMKQTGMSPTNIEKLIHFSTDHLEFTAKELTDHLNVTRRTTERLIKKLVDAKLVHRIGEEMSYSQGRPRTVYKFQFPVD, from the coding sequence ATGTCCATCCATATCGCCGTCGTCGGCTCACCAGCGTTTATTCAACAGGTACGGAAAGGTTCCTCTTCCTTACCCGATGTCCGGATCGAAGGATTTCCTTATGATGACCCACGTGAAGCGAAAGACATCGCTACACAACTCCTATTTTTTGACGGAGTGTTCTTTTCCGGTTCATTCCCTTATACGTACGCGACAGAGGAGGCGACCCTTCCATACGCCCACCATGTCGTTCAAGATGATGTCGTGTTATTGACGTCACTCTTATACGTGACGTTGACACAGCAGCTCCGGATCGAAAATCTCTCCATCGATCTCGTCGACACGTCACGACTTGAATCGATTTTAACATCATTTCCAAGTCACATGTCGCCATCGCAAGTGAAAGAGCTCAGTCCGTATATGAATTTCGAAGAGTTGATTGCGTTTCATGAACAGCTTCAACAAAACGGGACGACACGATTCGCCTTGACGAGTGTCGAGCGAGTCCATCGTCACTTAGTGGAAAATGGTTTTGCTAGTCAACTCATGATTGAGCCAAAAGAAAGGATTCTCCACCACTTCCATAATTTTATTCAACAGATTCGTTTGAACAAATCAGACCAGTCACAATTTGCTGTGCTCTGCTACTCGGATGCAAGTAAAGATACGCTCAACCATGTGAGAAAACATCACTGTTTCGGTGGCAAATTCATGGGGACCGCCCAAGACAGTATCGTCCTTCTATCGAATAAAGGAAAGATTGAATCCGCCATTTCAAACGGTTTCATCTTGTCAGAGGACACTCCTGGTCATGTCGGCATCGGGTATGGATCCGATTATCAACGTGCCTTTGACCATGCCGAACTTGCCCTTCATACGACAAGCGATGCCACTATACGAATCGTCGATGATTCAAAACGAATGACGTTCACCGATCAACCCGCACCGATTCATTTCCGCGTCACGCAAACGCGTGTCTATGACATGATGAAGCAGACCGGTATGAGTCCGACTAATATCGAAAAGCTCATTCACTTTTCAACGGACCATCTCGAGTTTACAGCGAAAGAGTTGACCGACCATTTAAACGTGACACGTCGTACGACAGAACGACTCATCAAAAAATTGGTTGATGCAAAACTCGTTCATCGGATTGGCGAAGAGATGAGTTACAGTCAAGGTCGACCGCGCACTGTCTATAAATTTCAATTCCCGGTCGATTGA